From a single Pleurodeles waltl isolate 20211129_DDA chromosome 10, aPleWal1.hap1.20221129, whole genome shotgun sequence genomic region:
- the BRICD5 gene encoding BRICHOS domain-containing protein 5, with protein sequence MVVFFEEMCRQYSSVLQEGGSSSNIDGTLVQILSAQTEKSEQLQLQHNQTKYYREFLGILSGRKVSLELVGEPVQILCENLPIYWVKRVEGPAKQRLIYLCIDICFPSNICVSVCFYYLPD encoded by the exons ATGGTAGTTTTCTTTGAAGAGATGTGCCGCCAGTATTCTTCTGTTCTGCAGGAAGGTGGAAGCAGTTCCAATATTGATGGTACTCTTGTCCAGATCCTGAGTGCACAGACAGAGAAG AGTGAGCAGCTGCAGCTCCAGCACAACCAAACAAAGTACTACAGAGAGTTTCTGGGAATCCTGAGTGGACGCAAGGTGAGCTTGGAACTGGTGGGGGAACCAGTGCAGATCCTCTGTGAGAATCTCCCAATCTACTGGGTCAAGAGAGTAGAGG GTCCAGCAAAGCAGAGGCTCATCTACCTGTgcatagacatctgcttccctagtaACATCTGTGTGTCAGTCTGCTTCTACTACCTTCCCGACTAA